ttatttattcatttattcatttattctcagtattgttattttctctccttattTTCCTGTCAATCTACTGCTCCACACTCCAGTCCAGTAGGTGACGGTAATGCACCTGTGCGTTGGTCTGCCAAACGCCAAtaaaactcaaaagaagaagaagtttgtTTTAAACAGGACTTATAGAGATAATTtagttatgtatttaattatttataattgtaTTGTAAAATGCTGTTAGTCACACTATTGTTTCCCCCTTTCCccattaaatcatttatttatcttaattgtattattattattattattattacttttttatttttttatcagtattattatgTTATCTCCTTAATTTCCTGGCAATctactaaatcatttatttatttacttatttatttatttatttattattattttctatatatatattttcctgtcaatctactgctccacactccagtccagtaggtggcggtaatgcaccTGTGCGTTGGTCTGCCAACCGCCAAtaaaactcaaaagaagaagaagaagaccgtTTCAGTCAATCAAGATGGCGGCATTCAAcacagaacagtggttgaaTGACTTACCAAACCAcgatatctttaaaaaaatacgaGACAAGTTGGATTTGGAGCCCAGAACCAATGTCAGAGGGATCGCTAAGAACCTCACCTTTTGTTTGGGGGGGGACTTGTTTGTGTGGGACGACACAGACCACGTGTTTTACACCACCAACCTGCGACAGTTAAACACGGATGATGAgagccgcagcagcagcagcgggagCTACCAGACCTTGCTGTGCATCAACCCTCCTCTCTTCGAGCTGTGCCAGGTGCTGCTCAGTCCCACCCAGGACCACGTCGCGCTGGTGGGACAGCGGGGCGTCTCGGTGCTGGAGCTGCCTCAGCGGTGGGGCAAGAGGTCCGAGTTCGAGGGCGGACGGAGGGAAATCAACTGTAAGACCATCCCGGTGGCGGAGCGCTTCTTCACCAGCTCGGCGTCGGTGACTCTGCGGCAGGCGGCCTGGTACCCCAGCGAGACCGACGAGCCTCACCTGGTGCTGCTCACATCCGACAACGCCATCAGGTTTGTTAGAATAACCtgtcattctgtctctgttgtctgctACAATGCTCATGTGCACGGAcgtaatttttttttggggggggacaCAGGGGATATCTCCCCTGCACTTTTTCCAAAGGCCGTTTTTGAAAATGGACATAAGAGACTTCTTTAATAGTCAAAGTGTAAATTACTCAGATTACAGCCATCCTGCAACACCGTCACTGGCTCCCTTTAAAGCAGCATCCACTTCAAGATCCTCCTCATCAATTACAAAGCTCACAAAAATcttgtaaagtgtctttgagttttaaagtgctgataaataaaatgtattattattattataactgtaGAACCTCAACAATGCAGAGATTTATATTTAACGCTTATATTTAATGCCAAAGATATacacttttgattatttttttattaattatttccatGTGTGTTGAAAGGCagcaactgtttaaaaaaacacaaaccatgAAAGATTTAgggaaaaatacaagaaaacctTACAttacaaatgtgattttatacatCCATAGTCATGATAATTGAGAAACTAAGTTTTTTCCTCTATAACCGTATCATCAAAATTGAAGATTGTTACACTGTTCATGTCATggatcaatatatttttgtcaggtGACGGATAGTAGAGATGCAGAAGGAGAtacaggaggagaggctggaggagatgttggtcaaacaaaaaaagggaacagtaaacttaaaagtaacaatataaaactagaagaactgcagaggttgaattttccattgtgggattaataaagtaattcatctAATCTAATCCTGctcattttttccccatcaaacgatcagcACAGAGAagtaggtgaggattttgtgttggagtgagataatttaattttaaatatttcctcaatgcatttctcaacaggTTCTACAGCTTGAAGTCGCCCCAGACGCCGGCTAAAGTCCTGTCGGTGTCCCAGTCTGAAGATGACAGCAGCGTGCATCCTCCGGTCCGCTCCTATGCAGCATCTCTAGGAGAGATAGCAGTGGCGTTTGACTTTGGGCCCATTTCGTCCCCTTCTCGGCAGCTGGCAGCACAGAGCTCCAAAGAGCAGCTGGTTTATCCTCTATACATCCTCTATGAAAATGGGGAGACCTATGTGAGCAACACCAGCCTGGCAAACGGCGTGAGACTAACTAAACCCGTCGGACCTCTCCCCATGTATCCTGCAGCAGAGGATAACTACGGCTACGATGCTTGTGCCATCCTGTGCCTGCCATGTGCACCCAGTATCCTGGTTATAGCCACAGAAACAGGCACGCTGTATCACTGTGTGGTGCTGGAGtctgaggaagaagaggagtcAGGGGCGGTGGAGAAGTGGATCCGGGGCACAGAGGCTGTGCCGGCCCTCTACGTTTTTGAGTGCGTTGAGCTGGAGCTCACCCTCAAAGTGGCCACCGGAGAGGATGATGAGCCTCAAGAGTTTGATTTCACCTGCCCAATCAGACTGCACAGAGACCCGCTGTGCCAGCACAGGTATCACTGCACACACGAAGCAGGAGTCCACAGCGTGGGGCTAATCTGGGTCAACAAGCTGCAGAAGTTCCTCCAGTCAGGAGAGGAGGATAAGGACAGTCTGCAGGAGCTGGCTGCTGAGAAGCGCTGCATCGTAGAGCACATTCTTTGTACCAGACCACTTCTAACTAGTGAGTCTGCTCCAGTTCGTGGCTTTTTGATCGTGTCTGACCTTTCCTTGGGCGCCACCATGATCTGCATCACCAGCAGCTACGAGTGCATCCTGCTGCCCCTGCTGAGCTCCATCcgccccccctctcctcccctgcTCTGTTCCCACCCAGGTCCAGGCTCTGGTAGCTCCCCTCTGCGCGGGCTGGCCGACGACTCTTTCGAGCAGCACATCCGCAACATCCTGGCACGTAGCTCCACCAATCCTCTCGTACTAAAGGCCGGGGACAAGAACTcgtcaccgccaccaccagagtGTCTGCAGCTCCTCAGCAGAGCCACTCAGGTCTTCCGTGAGGAGTACATTCTCAAGCAGGACCTGGCCCGTGAAGAGCTGCAGAGAAGGGTTAAACTCCTGACAAGCCAGAAGAACAAGCAGCTGGAAGAAATGTCTCTGTGCAAGGAGGAGAAGAACAGTCTGAGAGACGCAGCAGAGAGGTTGGCGGATAAGTACGAAGATGCAAAGTATCGCCAGGAAACCATCATGAACGGGGTTAAAAGAGTGCTCGGCAGCCTGCAGAGCCGACTACCCATTCTATCAAACAGTGAAAAGGAGATGATGAAGGAGTTGCAGACCATCAGTGAGCAACTGAAACACCTGGACAACTGCATCAAACAGGTGAACATGAAGATGGAGTACCAGAAGACACAGGTGGAGAAGGATGCTCCTGCAGCCAGGACAACAATGTCTCTGAATGTGCAGCAGAAGAAGGTTGTTCAGGATGTCCTCAGGGAGCAGGGACAGCAAATTGGTGACATGATGAAACAAATCAAAGACATCAAAAACCATTTCAGTTTCTAATGCAGACAACTGTAAACATGAATTGCTAACAATTGGGGGGGAAATAATTCCAAAGCTCTTTTGACTACAGTGACTAAATCTGCCTTTTTGTGACATTTGTTGAGAAGCTTGAACGAGTGCTTTTGTTATGAATGTgccatgtgtgtgtggaatAGGTATTTGAATAGaagtatattttaaatacattgatATAACTTTACCTTTGATACTATTACATGTTGTTTGTCTCTTAATAGGGGTATGATAGGTTTGCCTTCTGTTGTTGCGTaacattttgcatatttcttACATCAGTTTTTCTCAATGTTACGGTTTCAGATTGACAGAGCAGAATATACCATGTAaaggcaggaaaaaaaagtgaaatattttgaGCTTTTCAACATTGTTTGCTCACTTTTTggattattaataaaaaaaaatatatagttcaCTGGAACTGTCTTTACTCATTTGTGACACATTATCAGTCAATTACTATTGACAACTGaattaaaaaccaaaaaaaaacaaagcatgaAATGGTAGGGTTATTTTTTTAGTCTACCCTTATAGGGCTGGgcaacatatttatattatattgatattgtgAAATGAGACTAGGTATGGTTTTAGATTTTGGATATCTTAATATGACATGTTtgtcttttcctggttttaaagACTGCATTACAttaatgttatgtttttttctgaacttCCCAGACTGTTCTACATGTTCTATTATTTGCCTTTACTCACTTAGTCATTCTATCCACATTATCGATGATTATTTATTAGAAATctcattgtgtaaatatttggtAAAAGCACTAATTATTAACCCTACAATATTGtcgtaatattaatatttagatatttgttttcctcATGTCCCCCAGCCCTACATCTGATACAAAGGATGGTCTGATCAGGTTTTTTGGGACCGATACCGATCACCTAAAGCCTTACCGATCAGAACCGATCGATCACGTGGgacgatattaatatttatattttactctttcattcatgttaaccttgtaatcatttatttactagatactactagattacctagattgacctttatttattgcatagcagtaactttaatattccttcatagcagcagtggcactgtggaaaacaatatgCTAAAATGGCCTCTATAGGGCAGTCAAGAACAGGCAAGAGCTTAATGTTGAAAgttcagtcatttatttattgatactatccattttaaatggctgtattgttgcatatatcgtataaaataaaattcaaataaaaattgagcctatttaacaggttaaacaaactcaaaatgccagtctgaatattggtggcattattgcacattgaactacagtaaagtgtaacatattattattgctcACTCTCACACTAACTTTTTTCACCTAGGCCTTGAGgatcatgtaaacaaacaacactTCAAGTAAATAATTGGTTGGGTTGTTTCCCCCAAaaggtaaaatgaccaaaaaaagacacaaaatgacttacaaatgcacaaaatgactaaaaaatacacaaaatgacaaattgttaggctaaacacacaagacaaataaaattggttggatgacaggatcacacacaatcacaagatcacattcatgttggtttttctttgtttctttttgggtcaaaatgttgatccagtaagtcagaataaaaaaataaattattattaggtcatataggtgaagttgtgctgaaaaaaaaaataccaacatggcatttaaacatgttttaagtggtgtatacagacaggatgaaaaggattcaaaaaaggacaaaatagcccaaaactccatagagttaatgtttGTTAGTCCTTTCAATACGCTGCTTGATATCCTGAAGGCCTGATATACCATCCTCTCCCAATGACACACAAGGAAAGCAAAAATAAAGAGTAAGTAAGAGTATTGCATGTGTACCAGCCTGGAAAAAATTTGAACCTTTCCTTTAGTGCACTCAGTTGCACGCCTCCAGTCTGCCATCTACAGTCGGATACTGTTGTGTGCAGTTCCAGTGTGTGGTTGCCAGGAATCCTGTATCCACCAGATGTCACCCCTCTCCAGAGTCGGTGACCTCAGTTTTTCCTCCATGGCAGGTTGTGCTAGTGAGGAATTCCCCACGTAAACACTGAGTGACGTATACGGAGACCCCGGTTTCGTTGAGTAAGCTTCATTGTTGGGGACGTCTGATGTTGGGGATCCTCTGCTGGAGTCTTCCTGCTGGCTTCACCTCGCAACTGTGGTGGCTCTGTGCAGCCTGGTTtaaacaaacatgtttgaaaTGGTTTATGACTCAGCACAGCCTAATTATGTAACAAGTGGGCATTGTTCAGACTGCAGTGGGGATATTTTATTCTACTCTTTAAAATGGCATTGGTagcaattacttaaaaaatgcacaagaaGCAAAGCATGACTTCATTTCTAGTCAAGAAACTGTAACAACATGTTGGTTGAATTTTGTCACCTTACTTGACTTTTTCCACATGtccctccctctttttctctcacatACAAACACGCAGGAGAGGGTGTGGTGTACTGCAGGTCTAGCTCAGGAATTCTCCAAATAGGGGGATGTGGTTAAAGTCTTTCATAAAGGTACAGTGTCTAGATCCTGTGTATAAGCCTGAGGAAACTTAGCGGACCCTCGGAAAGGAGATATTAATAACTCTTTGGCCAACCCTCCACATTCTTCACATGTGAGTCACTGTAAGCCAGAGAGCAGGGAGGAAAGGGCTGCATTGCCTCTGTTTctcatttgtgtttctttccaTGGAGGAGTGGAGCAGGGAGGTGGGGAGGCCACCCCTTCTTCTGCGAACCTTGAAAGCCCTATGAGAAACACACACGGCTCTACACGGGACACATATTTGAGCTTACACTACATAGTGTAGGCAGGAATAAACCAAAAACATTTACAGGCATGCAAGTGAATGAGCAAATGAAGAACTAAAAATGGATGAGGGGGAACGGGCTGTTTAactgagagaggaagaaaaaaaaggtttgagaTGGTGGGAATGAGAGGGGAGAGAGCCATGGAAAATGGTGGTATGGGGACTTGGCAGGGGAGAGAGTGACTCACTGTTTATCTGGTCCGTCACTGAGAGACCGAGTGAGCTTGATAGAAAAGAAAATCTTGTAAAAAAAGGGCCAAGTCAAATGCACTAAACTATCAGTTCCGTACTGTGCACTTTACGTTTAATTGTAGGCATTTTTATGACTCAGTGTTTACTTACTCTTGCAAGCTTTCTCTaaatttttacacacaaaaggGACAAATCACAGCGAaatcaaaaagagacaaatcaCAGTCAGGTAACTTTATTTGGTTACAATAACAGTTAACATAAGAACATTTGGTGGAGCTGTGTACAGTAGTCAGTAATATATCAATCATCAAGCAAAGGTTAACCTCAGCATGTCATGTTCTTCTTATACAACTGAGGTCTTGCTCCTGCACatcaaaaaacaacagcaacaattacaaaaatatatataaagtttatGCACAGAATCGTGGCATGTAAAGCTTCAAAAGTGAAATGCATTCAGGTTATTAGATGTGTGCTGCCAGTTTGAGTTGAAAATGctggaaaacaaaataatttgagCAATAGAAGTCTTTGTAAGGAAATTTGTAGATGACACCCTCACTGGAATGACAAGACCTGAAAATGGAATAATCCTACaaataatactaaaataatACTGTGTTACTCCTATCTAATGACTGGAGGAATGTTAAATTTAAAGGatttaaaacagaaaagtttAGGTCTGCATCCTGTCAAATGTGAATACTGCTCGCTTAGAGGGCGCCAGCCTTTATTTACTTCTGCTctgcaaacacaaaaagatatatttttaaagctcATCATAAAAAGCTAACTTTGAGAAGCCAAAGGGAGGAAGCAGCCAGACCCATGTGACTTCTTAATACACAATCTTTTGCCCTTGTTATAGTCTCAAAGGACTGACTTATACTTTAATACAGTATGTTCCATTGTGCTAAAATCAGTCTCAGAGAAAAAgcattacatacaaaaacattttgactCGGGTCTGGGGGGGAAAACATGAGCAAATAGAAACAGTAGCACAGCCAATAGGGACGAGTGTCTCTCAGCTCCAGGATCTTTGACATGTCTATGCATCAGAGCCC
This is a stretch of genomic DNA from Centropristis striata isolate RG_2023a ecotype Rhode Island chromosome 4, C.striata_1.0, whole genome shotgun sequence. It encodes these proteins:
- the nup88 gene encoding nucleoporin 88, with the protein product MAAFNTEQWLNDLPNHDIFKKIRDKLDLEPRTNVRGIAKNLTFCLGGDLFVWDDTDHVFYTTNLRQLNTDDESRSSSSGSYQTLLCINPPLFELCQVLLSPTQDHVALVGQRGVSVLELPQRWGKRSEFEGGRREINCKTIPVAERFFTSSASVTLRQAAWYPSETDEPHLVLLTSDNAIRFYSLKSPQTPAKVLSVSQSEDDSSVHPPVRSYAASLGEIAVAFDFGPISSPSRQLAAQSSKEQLVYPLYILYENGETYVSNTSLANGVRLTKPVGPLPMYPAAEDNYGYDACAILCLPCAPSILVIATETGTLYHCVVLESEEEEESGAVEKWIRGTEAVPALYVFECVELELTLKVATGEDDEPQEFDFTCPIRLHRDPLCQHRYHCTHEAGVHSVGLIWVNKLQKFLQSGEEDKDSLQELAAEKRCIVEHILCTRPLLTSESAPVRGFLIVSDLSLGATMICITSSYECILLPLLSSIRPPSPPLLCSHPGPGSGSSPLRGLADDSFEQHIRNILARSSTNPLVLKAGDKNSSPPPPECLQLLSRATQVFREEYILKQDLAREELQRRVKLLTSQKNKQLEEMSLCKEEKNSLRDAAERLADKYEDAKYRQETIMNGVKRVLGSLQSRLPILSNSEKEMMKELQTISEQLKHLDNCIKQVNMKMEYQKTQVEKDAPAARTTMSLNVQQKKVVQDVLREQGQQIGDMMKQIKDIKNHFSF